From one Lolium rigidum isolate FL_2022 chromosome 4, APGP_CSIRO_Lrig_0.1, whole genome shotgun sequence genomic stretch:
- the LOC124708754 gene encoding SUN domain-containing protein 1-like, which produces MSASTAAVPAADTNGNHALSVDSHSSQDVRRRTVVAKKIAAPEVLSEGGVNGVSGEKTASKKDVGHAVRGESAVDKPKYSSEARKAAFPSAATAEHRRKSASKQGNAKWETALSVLMKLCLLITAIAWIGQVLWRWQNGDLSFATLDMESRLSKVEGFKKTTKMLQVQLDILDKKLGDEIGKAKMDITKQFEDKGNKLETKMKALEGKTDMLDKSLTELRDMGLVSKKEFDEIVNQVNKKGGLDGTGTEITLDDVRLFAKEIVEMEIARHAADGLGMVDYALGSGGGKVVKHSEPFKKAKGFLPRRSEAHKMLEPSFGQPGECFALEGSSGFVEIKLRTGIIPEAVTIEHVDKSVAYDLSSAPKDFQVSGWYQGLGDDSDKQQPTATNLGEFSYDIEKSNAQTFQLDKTTTDAQIINTVRLDFFSNHGQPDLTCIYRFRVHGSEPGSLGTTASKA; this is translated from the exons ATGTCGGCTTCAACTGCCGCGGTACCGGCAGCAGATACAAATGGAAACCATGCACTAAGCGTGGATTCACATTCCAGCCAAGATGTTAGGCGGCGAACGGTGGTTGCAAAGAAGATAGCCGCGCCTGAGGTTCTCTCTGAAGGTGGAGTTAATGGGGTCTCGGGTGAGAAGACCGCTAGCAAGAAGGATGTTGGTCATGCGGTCCGAGGGGAGTCAGCTGTTGACAAGCCAAAGTATTCATCCGAGGCAAGGAAAGCTGCATTTCCTTCAGCAGCTACTGCTGAGCATCGAAGGAAAAGCGCTAGTAAACAAGGAAATGCCAAGTGGGAAACTGCACTAAGTGTGCTGATGAAGCTTTGCCTTCTTATTACTGCAATTGCTTGGATTGGGCAGGTTCTCTGGAGATGGCAGAATGGAGATTTATCTTTTGCCACACTTGATATGGAGAGCAGGCTATCCAAGGTGGAGGGGTTCAAGAAGACAACCAAGATGCTTCAGGTACAACTGGACATTTTAGATAAGAAGCTAGGAGATGAGATTGGCAAAGCAAAAATGGATATCACAAAGCAATTTGAAGACAAGGGTAATAAGTTAGAGACAAAGATGAAAGCGTTGGAAGGCAAGACTGACATGTTGGATAAGTCACTTACTGAACTGAGAGACATGGGTTTAGTCTCTAAGAAAGAATTCGATGAGATTGTGAACCAGGTGAACAAAAAAGGGGGTTTAGATGGTACTGGTACTGAGATAACCTTGGACGATGTAAGGTTATTTGCCAAGGAGATAGTGGAAATGGAGATAGCAAGGCATGCAGCAGATGGCCTTGGAATGGTTGATTATGCATTAGGATCTGGTGGCGGTAAAGTGGTTAAGCATTCAGAACCTTTCAAGAAAGCTAAGGGCTTTCTTCCTCGTCGTAGTGAAGCTCACAAAATGCTGGAGCCAAGTTTTGGGCAGCCAGGAGAATGTTTTGCACTGGAAGGAAGTAGTGGATTTGTGGAAATCAAGCTCAGGACAGGAATCATTCCTGAGGCAGTCACTATAGAGCATGTTGATAAG AGTGTGGCCTATGACCTATCTAGTGCCCCCAAAGATTTCCAAGTCAGCGGATGGTACCAAGGACTAGGCGATGATTCAGATAAGCAACAACCTACGGCTACAAATTTAGGAGAGTTCTCTTATGACATTGAGAAGAGCAATGCCCAGACCTTCCAACTAGACAAAACCACCACTGATGCACAGATCATCAACACGGTTCGGCTTGACTTCTTCTCGAACCACGGGCAGCCAGATCTGACATGCATCTATCGCTTCAGGGTGCACGGCAGTGAGCCTGGCTCTCTTGGTACCACGGCATCGAAGGCCTGA